A genomic region of Gymnogyps californianus isolate 813 chromosome 12, ASM1813914v2, whole genome shotgun sequence contains the following coding sequences:
- the SLC7A9 gene encoding B(0,+)-type amino acid transporter 1, producing MGEESLRKRKGENKGKEDGQYIQSHEPQTMNLQKQVGLISGICMIVGTIIGSGIFVSPKSVLANVGAVGPCLTIWAACGILATLGALCFAELGTMITKSGGEYPYLMEAFGPIPAFLFSWTSLLVTKPSSFAIICLSFAEYASAPFYPGCDPPQVVIKCLAAAAIVVITIVNSLSVKLGSYLQNFLTAAKMIIVTIIIVSGIVLLAQGKTENFQDSFKDSKISVSSIGLAFYNGLWAYDGWNQLNYITEELKNPYRNLPLSIIIGIPLVTVCYVLINISYFTVMTSTELLQSQAVAVTFGDRVLYPASWIVPLFVAFSTIGSANGTCFTAGRLVYVAGREGHMLKVLSYISVKRLTPAPAIIFYGAIAIIYIIPGDINTLINYFSFAVWIFYGLTVLALIVMRFTRKELRRPIKIPIIIPVIVTLVSILLVLAPIISAPELAYLYCVLFILSGLIVYVLFVHFKFSWPQKISKPITMHLQMFLEVVPAEEVTE from the exons ATGGGTGAAGAAAgcttgaggaaaagaaaaggagagaacaaaggaaaagaggatGGACAATACATTCAGAGTCATGAACCCCAAACGATGAACCTCCAAAAGCAG gtGGGCCTCATCAGTGGAATCTGTATGATTGTTGGTACAATTATTGGCTCAGGTATCTTTGTTTCTCCAAAATCAGTACTTGCCAATGTTGGAGCTGTGGGTCCTTGTTTAACCATCTGGGCAGCCTGTGGAATTCTTGCAACATTAG GTGCACTTTGTTTTGCTGAGCTTGGTACAATGATCACAAAATCTGGGGGAGAATATCCTTACCTTATGGAGGCATTTGGCCCAATtccagcatttttgttttcttggacAAGCTTACTCGTCACAAAACCCAGTTCATTTGCAATCATTTGTCTCAGCTTTGCTGAATACGCATCAGCTCCTTTTTATCCAGGTTGTGATCCACCCCAAGTTGTCATCAAGTGTCTTGCAGCAGCTGCTATTG TGGTAATTACAATAGTGAATTCACTGAGTGTGAAGCTGGGAAGCTATCTCCAGAATTTTCTCACAGCTGCTAAGATGATCATTGTCACAATCATTATTGTAAGTGGAATTGTTCTCCTTGCACAAG gaaaaactgaaaacttcCAAGATTCTTTCAAGGACAGTAAAATTTCTGTTAGTTCTATCGGTTTGGCATTTTATAACGGACTCTGGGCATATGATGGATG gaaTCAACTCAATTACATCACAGAAGAACTTAAAAATCCTTACAG AAATCTACCGCTATCTATAATTATTGGAATCCCCTTGGTTACAGTTTGTTACGTTCtgataaacatttcatatttcacCGTAATGACTTCAACAGAACTCCTGCAGTCCCAGGCAGTTGCTGTG ACATTCGGAGATAGAGTCCTTTATCCAGCCTCTTGGATAGTTCCTCTCTTTGTGGCCTTTTCTACAATTGGATCTGCCAATGGGACCTGTTTTACTGCAGGCAG aCTCGTTTATGTTGCAGGTCGTGAAGGGCACATGCTAAAGGTCTTGTCTTACATCAGTGTTAAGCGTTTAACACCAGCACCTGCTATCATATTTTAT ggGGCCATtgctattatttatattatCCCTGGTGACATTAACACactgataaattattttagtttcgCAGTCTGGATATTTTATGGTTTAACCGTACTTGCACTCATTGTTATGAGGTTTACAAGAAAGGAACTCAGGAGACCAATTAAG ATACCCATCATCATTCCAGTCATAGTGACATTAGTCTCCATTTTACTGGTACTGGCACCAATCATCAGTGCACCTGAACTGGCCTATTtgtactgtgttttatttatacttAGCGGACTTATAGTTTACGtactttttgttcattttaaattcagctggCCCCAAAAAATATCAA agcCCATCACTATGCACCTTCAGATGTTTTTGGAAGTTGTTCCAGCAGAGGAAgttactgaataa